In the Glycine max cultivar Williams 82 chromosome 6, Glycine_max_v4.0, whole genome shotgun sequence genome, aaagagttcaaattaatttttactatttgcgtacaaaatttttaaaacaaaaaataaagtaaaaataatgtgtcccttttataattattttttttttcaaatcaggCAAtccttaaatttgaaattttgaattttttttattaatcaatgtCAACCAACCTTTTTGCCTTTGCTAAAAATCTAAACCACTTGGCACTAACTATAAGCCATCTTTTCAGTCCTTCAATGTACACTGTCCACaatcttttatttatgtttgaagcttatagcttaaaataaaagcaaacaaaaaataaaaatattttctcaaatcaagaaatcctaaaattttcaatgtaaaaATGTATTAATGACAACCAACCTTTTTGCCGTTGCCAGAAAATCTAAACCAAATGGAACCAACTATAGGTCATCTTTTCAGTCCTTCTATGTGCACTGTCcacattttttcaatttatgtttgaggcttagagataaaaaaaatgtaaaaatctttaatcaaacaattcttaattttttatgtaaaaatgttGTATTAATGAGAACTAActtttttctgcctttgccaGAAAATCTAAACCACACAGCACCAACTATAAACCATCTTTTCAGTTCAATGTGCATTGTctataacttttatttatgtttgattCTTGGAGCCCAAAACAATAAATTGacttgtatatattaatttacttaGTTTGGATAATTtctgttaataaatatttataagagaaaaaatgaaagtaatgaaataagttctctcataaattaaaatcaacttacaTTCCACAATTTTGTTAAAAGTTTCctcttttaacctttttttctccgtaaatgcataaaaaatattaacatatattaaattaaagtattatTGTGAAGAGTAAGAAACAAATTCTAACTAAATCAAACATGTAAAATCAATGTTGCCATCATCTAATTAGAGATAAAAGTTAGACCTAAATTTAAtggataattacaaaaaaaatccacGAAATTAGATATCATATTTAATGGATAAAATCAATGTTGCCATCGTAACCTTTTCCTAGAATTTGGTAACTCCAACAATTGAGTTATGGGAGAGATTTTAGGTTGGTTGAGTGtctaaaaaaagaaggaaaaggtcGGATTCAATCTCctagattaataaaaaaaattaataaataaataattaatatttatctattaaaaaaataattaaattatgtgaTATCTTGGTGATCATGGATGCTAATTTTATAGTtcaaagattaagataaaacacCATTCAGGTCCCTAAAAATGTATagtattatcaaattaatttctgaaaataaaaaaattcaaatcccaAAAGTGTAACCTTCCAATCACTTTAatccaaaatttaaaagtttaaaaatgaaaatgttgaatggtcaaattatttttttatccttattatCAATTGTAGTAAAACGCAAATTGAAACAATATGTAGCCTtgtcaaatataaataactttttttaatttttatgccaCTTCCACCGACATACCACAGGCACATCAGCTGCGAACTAATCATCTGCTTCTTATTAGTTGACACATATGTACTTCGCCAAGACATTTAATTCCCAAGAGCTTTAACTGTGCCTATAAGCCAAAGATCTCAATAATAACTTCACTATTGTTTAAAATACTTATGAATGCTGCACACAAAGATTTCAATGATAGCTTCACCATTGTTCAAACTATGTTTAGAAAGCTCAAGAAACATAATTTAATCACAATCACATACATATAACCGCATGCACAAGACTACTATAACAAAACGGTCAAACAGTATCAAATGTAACTAGACTAGATACAGTCTTAAGCCTCAAAACCAGAGGCATTTCCTGGCTTGGGAACAAACCTAGTTACAATCGAAGCAGCTAAAGTGAAGACACATTATACGTAATATTATAGGATGGCAGAGTGGCCTAGTAGCCAAGAGCAAGCTCAATAGAATTATTATAACCTTTCAGATAGATACTTTGCCAGAGAATCAACTGGCTTAGTTGAGTCAAAATTTCCACATCTCTGATGTCGTTGCCTTATCTTTGTGCGAGCTAGGTAATCAACTGCAATCCAAGGAAAACTCAACATCACCGTACTTCCCAAACTATCAGCCTCTTGGTTCTCTGAGGATTTATCTTGCAGATCAAGGGATTTTTTCACCCACTCAGGATGATATGTCACCTGATACCAGGCCGAAGCTTTCTGCTCatagaacaaatttttttcttcctcgcTTAATTCTCCAACATCTGAATTCAATTTCTCAAAAGTGtgcctaaattcttttttcagGGCACTGTAAGAGTGCTTCAGCCTCTCTTTAAGCTCCCCTTGCTTCCTACTGTTGTATTTTGGCATAGACCAAATCTGTCCAGTAACAACTTCCTCTTCTCTTTTCACTTTGTATTGTCCAAGTAGCCCACTCAATTGGCCATCATATGAGCATTTTTGCTCCCACGCATCAGCAATAAAATCAGCAGATCCTGGAACTTCAAGATCTTTATCATACGGTATATCGCCAGTCACAAAGTTCAAATAGGGAGCATCAATATCTTCATCATAAGCATCTTTGATACGCCGGTAAAGTCTACCCAGGATTTTCTTCGACCTGTAAGACTGGTGCCGCTCTTTCCCCATGAAATCAGGGTACAATTTTGGTTTCAGATGAGGAGGCATAGTGACAAGCTTCCCGGTCTTTGGAAAATCAACAGCAGTGGCTGCTAGCTCGGCCAAGTGTATGCATTTCTCATCCAAGGCACCGTAGTCACTGGAATCGGCATGTACCACATGTGCATTGCAGATTGCACCCAAATGTTCATTTACCATGTTTCTGACAAAAAATTCTATGATGTCCTGCAATGCGGAAgacaaaacaactttaaattgctgactcattttaagaaaaaacacACCATATGTACAACAAGACAAGTTAGAGGACAATGTGCAGAGCATGTAAACATGTGCAAGAGAACACACTAGCAACATATACCTCAAATCTATGATTGAATGTGACTGTGTAGAATTAGTTCCAGCATACTCACAAACTTTTATGTTTGAGATCAGATGAAATATTGCCCAAGTATGAAATGTTATTACTATAGGCAAGTCCCTGTAGTGAATATGTCATTTGAATTACAATCAAATGCATGACACATTGAGACTATGAGAATTCATGTGAAAAAAACAATCCTATGTAAATATTCCCATGTATAGCACAAAGCATACATGGGAACAACTTTAAATAGTTGACTCATTTTCGCAATGCATATTCAACAAGAAAAATCACTCCAAATGTACAACAAGACAACTTAGAGGACAATGTGAAAGAGAACACAATTGCAACATATACCTTAAATCTTTATGATTGAATGTGACTGCCGAATTACAGCATActtgaaattttatgtttgagATCAGATGAAATATTTCCCAAATATGAAAAGCTATTTACTATAGGCAAGTCCCTGTAGTGAATATGTCATTTGAATTACCAATCAAATGCAGGAGGCTATGAATAATTCATGTGAAAAACAACAATCATATTTTAATGTTCCCATGTATAGCACAAAGCATACAGCTAGCTAACTATGGAACTTCATAGAATGAAATTCAAAAGGGACATACTCGGGTCATCACTTGACGTGTCTTAAGTTTGCTTTCTTGAGGGGCATACTCCATAGGTATCCAGCTCCTCTTACTTGGTGGAATGagattttcatcccatgtgacaAAATATAAATCCCCGTCAAGGTCACTTCCAGAAGCTTCATTTGTATGGGGTCTGTCACCCTTTTGAGGGAAAACAAGACAATCATTTAAATGATGTAAATCGGGGGCATCAACTGCCTCCAAAACTCTTACATCTCCTGGATGAAGGCAAGGATTTTTTGCTATAATCACAAAACCTTTAACTACATGCAGGTTCTTTGTCTCTGAAAATCTTGAACCATGCTTTGAGAAACAATTTTCAAGAGAAGGAGTAGACACTTGAACAAAGCACTGCCCTTGTTCAAGCACGCCCGACTCATCTAAGACACCCATCAACCATCTCCCAGACGATACAAAAATCCTGGACTTTTCTCTAAGTCCCCAAAGCTGCGCAGCACGTGTAGAAGTTAGCATTCCTCTAAGATGAGGTTCTGTTAGGGGACTGAAGCCACAACTTAACATTATTGCTGCAGCATTCCCATGCTCAGCACATGATTTGGTAAGAACATCGAAAGCAATATCTGCATCCACAAGCATTTGATTTAACTTCAAAAGCATTGCCTCCTGCATTTGCCAAAATACTTCATCAGGCACACCCAGTGCTGAAAGCAATGTTATAATCTGCCGGTTAAGAAAACCAGGCTGAAACCTGGTCCAAGCACAGATCTCCAAGATATTATGAGTAGATTGAAACTTGTTCATACTAGGCCTCAAAGAAAGTCTGACTCCATCCCCTTTGGCCGGCCAAGAGGCCACAACCCCTTTAAAACCAGCATATCTGATCTGGTAAGCAGAGGGTACATTGTCCAACTTCAACTTTTCTGCAACTTCCCTTGCAAGATCATGAGTGATAACACCAATACCATCAGAGAAAATGTAATTGTTCCTCTCAACATCAGGTAGCATGGAGTTAACTTCATTTGCAGCAACTTCAACTGTTGCATAAGTAGACGAGAAGCATTGTCCCATCCTAGCAGCACATTTTGCAACATTCCTCTGATTAAACTTGCCCATCCAATTTCGTATATCATCACATCTTATTTTGTCTTCAGCAAAAAACCAAGCAGATCTATCTCTAAGTTGATTGGATGAAAAGgctaaaaatgaatattttcgGCCACAAAAGTAAAATCCCTGTTCCAAGATAGTCTTGacccttttatatatttttgtccttTGAGAGAAAGAATTCGATGTGATTTCCTTCACTATAGGAGCAACATAATAGTTAAGAGCATTCACATTAATTGTTTGCATGCCTTCATCCATAAAGGTGACTCTCAAGAAACAATCTGAAACTTCTCTGAATTTTCTGAGAACCCTGTTGGACAATTCAACTTCAGGCGGTATACAATAGGCTTTTGATGGAGTAATAACCAATCTTCTAACCTCAACAATATCATCCAACTGTTTAGAGATCTGATAAAGTTTAGGATTTCTGAGCAACCATTCTTGGACTATTTTTAGCCTCTTAGTTGCATCAAATACTGGGCGCTTGTAAGAACATAAATGCTTCAGGGCAGCCACATTGAGCTCCTTAGGTTGATTTTTCAGCAATTCAAAAAACCTATCCGACAACCTGTGCTGATTGAATATGCCTTTATGTACAATAGCATTGACCAAAAACATTATGTCAAAAGCAATGTCCTTCTGAAAATGTATATAGAAGAAAGCATCTGACATGGGCACACCAAAATCAGGTTCATTCAGTGTCCTAAGTGTCTGTTTAAGTGCAAGTTCTTGCATTTGCACTCTTTGACCTTTCAGATAAAGCATGGCCTTCATCAATTTTGCACCATGGCGAGGTGGGATTGAAATTCTATAAAAATTGCATCGACCAATTGCCCCACTGGGAGTAAAATCAGTGGTTCTAATCCAAGGATCATCATCATCTAGCAAATCAAATGGTACTGATTCTTCAATGTCATCATCGGCAGTTCTGTACCAAACCCAAGGTGAAGAAGCTAGGTGCAATAAAACAACGAGATATGATGTATCATTATATCTCTTGATCTCATTAATGTCTCTAACCAGGAATCCCACCTGAAAATCACACTTTATCACTGCTTTTTTTTCTATCCCTTTGAATGAGAATGCAGTATCCCTACTGAAACAAAACCTGCACATGCCATCAAAGGGATCCACAAGAAATTTTACACCTTTATCAGGTCCTCTCCAAGAAACAAAAAACTCCCCTGGGCTAACCAAAGTCCCAATTTCAACAAGTACATCAGACATCTTAAAAGGAGTTGTAGTTCTCCTCCTTTGGTTCAGGAAGTATGGATTTTCAGGCCCACAGCTGACCTTTAAGGGTTGATTCTTCAAAAATAGATCACAACAACCTGAAGCATTCAGGGCTGCAGTCACAGATTCCGGAGATGCAAAATGCACAAAGGCATGGGGCTCCACCTTCTTATAGTTATCCGTTCTTCTAATATTTGCAGTATCAATGATATTAAATTCTGGATATGACTCTGGAGGGGTCCAAGAAGTCTTCAACCTACACCTGTACACAAGTCCAATTTTATCCTCCAAGTAATTCACGAGATCACTTGCTTTGACCTCACTGCCAAATCCGCCAATGCTAATCTGAGTAACCACTGAATCCTTTTCACTTCCTTCTAAGTCCATGTTCTCAGTAGTATGTAAATTCTAAACCACACAAATTTGCAAGTTAGATTAACCTTTTTGGAATTGCCAACATAAATCAATATTTGAgaattgaggaaaaaaaatactcatctaATGGAGATTCAAAGTGGGGGGTTTATGAGCatgaagagaagactagctcaaAGTATCATCAGCTCTAGATTAACTTTggttacaaaaatatatttaaacataacTCAATAAATCAGTCATCAAAAATAGCAAATTCAATGAGTATAGAAAGAACAAGATACAGGGAGAGACAGATGCACATAGAGAAATGGATTTGAACTCTGAGCATGGTTTTGTATATTTAGGAAATTATGAGAGCATTTTcacaaactgatttttttttcaaagaatccTATCAATAAGAACCTTCTTCTTCAGAGACAGACACAACATATCCTACCCTGCCCCTTTTCCACTCTTTCCTTACTCCCAAAATATATGCACTAAGAAAACTAATGATACAGAAACAAATTGCACCAAGAACAGGCCACCAAGGCTTCACTAAAATATGAGACAAATTTCCCACATATCAGTTCATGGTGCAGCGGAAGAATGAAACAATTTGACACACAAATCAAGAAGAATATGATAATAAATCAGAAATATTATTCAGATTAAGATCGCTGcaaaacaaatacaaatcaGAGGCTTTAAGTATGTGTTTGGGTGAGTGTCtacacaattaattttgaatgcaaggttttaaaaaacagtCCAACATCAAGGTAATTACGGGAAATAATTTCAAAACGGAAACTAAAAAAACTCATAACAAAACagaaattaatcatttgatttCAAACTCATTGACTCACTTTCTTGACTAAAGAGTTCATGCGAATTTACACGAATTCATCGAGTATACCTGAGTTTATCCAAAAAAAGAGTTAACAGCGAGTTGATTCGTTTTTACAACTAGAATCATAAAGTCCTAAGAGCATATGAGTTAAGAAAGAAATTTGACAACAATGGCTTCGAAGCATTTTAGAATACCCACGATTCAAAACACAACCAAGTACGAAATCCAATgtcgaaaaaaaaatcttggggCAAAGAAGAAGCAGAAGGCATTAAATGCGAAAAGCTTACCCAGTAACGAAACCAAACGCAGGATAGCGTTGTGATCAAATCATGAAAGCAATCATGCTCCCACGTAGTCTCGCTCGCAATACCCTTTGATGAGAAAGGATTGATACATTAGAAAAGGGTAATAGAAAGTGATGTACCTGGGTCTTTGTATGAGAGTGGGAAGTGAAGGAATTGCGATTGAAGAGAGAGTTGCAAGTTGACGGGTCAAGTCTAGTCTGATTGATTCAGTTTGCGATACCTTCTCCACGAAGTTTACATTTTACGATACACACACAAAGATAATGTGACTCAGTGAGACTGAGAGTGTCGCTATTCGCTACCATTGTTAgggctaaaaaaaaaaaaacaaagataatatttttataaattattatttaaattattttataataattatttaaaacataaatttatttatgatgcACGATGAATTATGATTTCATGAGTctataaaact is a window encoding:
- the LOC100795178 gene encoding RNA-dependent RNA polymerase 6, with translation MDLEGSEKDSVVTQISIGGFGSEVKASDLVNYLEDKIGLVYRCRLKTSWTPPESYPEFNIIDTANIRRTDNYKKVEPHAFVHFASPESVTAALNASGCCDLFLKNQPLKVSCGPENPYFLNQRRRTTTPFKMSDVLVEIGTLVSPGEFFVSWRGPDKGVKFLVDPFDGMCRFCFSRDTAFSFKGIEKKAVIKCDFQVGFLVRDINEIKRYNDTSYLVVLLHLASSPWVWYRTADDDIEESVPFDLLDDDDPWIRTTDFTPSGAIGRCNFYRISIPPRHGAKLMKAMLYLKGQRVQMQELALKQTLRTLNEPDFGVPMSDAFFYIHFQKDIAFDIMFLVNAIVHKGIFNQHRLSDRFFELLKNQPKELNVAALKHLCSYKRPVFDATKRLKIVQEWLLRNPKLYQISKQLDDIVEVRRLVITPSKAYCIPPEVELSNRVLRKFREVSDCFLRVTFMDEGMQTINVNALNYYVAPIVKEITSNSFSQRTKIYKRVKTILEQGFYFCGRKYSFLAFSSNQLRDRSAWFFAEDKIRCDDIRNWMGKFNQRNVAKCAARMGQCFSSTYATVEVAANEVNSMLPDVERNNYIFSDGIGVITHDLAREVAEKLKLDNVPSAYQIRYAGFKGVVASWPAKGDGVRLSLRPSMNKFQSTHNILEICAWTRFQPGFLNRQIITLLSALGVPDEVFWQMQEAMLLKLNQMLVDADIAFDVLTKSCAEHGNAAAIMLSCGFSPLTEPHLRGMLTSTRAAQLWGLREKSRIFVSSGRWLMGVLDESGVLEQGQCFVQVSTPSLENCFSKHGSRFSETKNLHVVKGFVIIAKNPCLHPGDVRVLEAVDAPDLHHLNDCLVFPQKGDRPHTNEASGSDLDGDLYFVTWDENLIPPSKRSWIPMEYAPQESKLKTRQVMTRDIIEFFVRNMVNEHLGAICNAHVVHADSSDYGALDEKCIHLAELAATAVDFPKTGKLVTMPPHLKPKLYPDFMGKERHQSYRSKKILGRLYRRIKDAYDEDIDAPYLNFVTGDIPYDKDLEVPGSADFIADAWEQKCSYDGQLSGLLGQYKVKREEEVVTGQIWSMPKYNSRKQGELKERLKHSYSALKKEFRHTFEKLNSDVGELSEEEKNLFYEQKASAWYQVTYHPEWVKKSLDLQDKSSENQEADSLGSTVMLSFPWIAVDYLARTKIRQRHQRCGNFDSTKPVDSLAKYLSERL